The Reichenbachiella carrageenanivorans region TCAAAATCATAATCAGATATCTCAGAAACACTTTCCTGATAATACTTTTGATTATGATAATTGATTTGCTCGCTTAAGGAAGTAATCTCTTTTTTGGCCTCTTCTGCTAACATACAATTTCACTAGTATAAGAAGACAAATCTATAAAGACTTTAGCTTTTCAAATCGAGTTCTGTTCATTTATAAACAGTGATTTTAAAATATTAACTTATTCATTAAAAATTGTTAGAAAGAAAAATGAGTTCTTCTGAATTTAGAGCCATCTATCAAGATTTATGTTTTTGATTTTGGCATTTGAAATTTAGCATTTCCATGCCGCTTATAGCCGATAATGTCTAAATTTGCGACTTCAAAAAAATCATATCGCTTTGTCGAATATATTAGCAATTACTGGTCGCCCTAATGTGGGTAAATCAACACTTTTCAACAGGTTAGTGGAAAGAAAAAAAGCCATCATGGACAATGAAAGCGGAGTAACTCGCGATCGGCATTATGGCTTTGGCCAATGGAATGGCAAATACTTTACGATCATAGATACTGGTGGGTATGTGACTGGCTCCGATGATATATTCGAAGAAGCCATCAGAGACCAAGTAAAGCTAGCACTAGACGAAGCTAGCGTCATCCTTTTTATGGTAGACTGCAAAGACGGCCTCACCGACATGGATCAAGACTTTGCCAACATCCTAAGAGAGTTGAAAAAACCCGTATTCGTGGTTGCTAATAAAGCGGACAACCCTGACTTGATCATGATGGCTAATGAATTTTATGGACTGGGGCTAGAGAGCGACATTCATGTGATTGCTTCTACTTCTGGTGCTGGCACTGGAGATTTGCTAGACGCAGTAGTGGAGCATTTCGAAGACAGCGACTTGGAAAACCCAGAAGAGGGCATTCCTAGAATCTCTATTTTAGGAAGACCTAACGCAGGTAAGTCCTCTTATCTAAATGCACTTTTAGGCAAAGACAGGTCTATCGTCACTGACATTGCTGGCACGACCAGAGATGCCATCAATACGCGATACAAACTATTCGGCAAGGATTTTATTCTTACCGACACTGCGGGTATCAGAAAGAAATCAAAAGTAAAGGAAGACATCGAATTCTACTCGGTACTACGTGCCATACAGTCGCTCCAAGACAGTGATGTATGTATCGTAATGATAGATGCTGAGCGTGGATTTGAAGCCCAAGACATGAACATTATCACCCTTGCAGACAAGTACAAAAAGGGGATTATGATCATGGTAAACAAATGGGATTTGATTGAAGATAAAACCACTAATACGGCCGAAAATTTCAGAAAAGACATACAAGAAAAACTAGGAAATCCACTCTCTTATATCCCTATCATTTTTACTTCTGTCACACAAAAACAAAGAATTTTCCAAGCGATAGAATTAGCTATCGAAGTCAACACGAACCGAACTCGAAGAATTACTACCTCTGAGCTCAATGATGCCATGCTAGCCGAAATCGAGCACTACCCACCACCAGCACTCAAAGGCAAGCACATCAAAATCAAGTATGTAACCCAGCTCCCTACGCGTACTCCGTCATTTGCATTTTTCTGCAACCTACCACAGTACATCAAGGAGCCTTATGAAAGATTTTTGACCAATAAATTACGTTCTCACTTTGATTTCAGAGGAGTTCCAATCAAAATCTACTTTAGACAAAAATAAGATTGTCCGAAGCCAAGCATCGTCGATTGTTTGAAAACCACTTGCCTGAAAAGGCTGTGGACTATTGCTATGCGCTCTGGCAAGAACTCGGGTTTAATTTTCGAATTACGAAGAAGCGACAGTCAAAGTATGGCGACTACCGGTACGACCCAACCTCCCAATCTCATCACATTTCGGTCAACCATGACCTGAATTGCTATGCTTTTTTAGTCACCTATATTCACGAAGTTGCTCACAAAGTCACTTTTGAAAAACACAAAAGAGAGGTCTTGCCTCATGGACTGGAGTGGAAACATGAATTTAAAAAACTCATGCTTCCACTGCTCAGAGAAGATATATTTCCTATGGATGTCTTAGGCCCTCTGGCCAGACACATGAAGAACCCAAAAGCTACTAGCACATCAGACAAGGCTCTTTTTGTAGCCTTGCGCAATCACGACAAAAATAAAAGTGGTTTATTATTGAAAGAGGTGGAAACAGGCGCTAAGTTTTTATTCAACAAAAAAGTCTATCGCAAACTCGAAGTAAGAAGAACCCGAAGTCTATGCGAACTCACCACCAATCAGCGGAAATATTTGATTTCAGAGACAGCTCCTGTGCAGGTTTTCAAGAATTAAACCAACCCACAAAGCGCATATAAAACCCTCGCCGCTACATTGGCATTCCATTCTTTATCGTCTGGCTGTGGCGCCACTTCATTCAGATCAAAACCAATGACTTCTCTACCCGAAGCTTTCACTTGATTGATTAAATAAACGGCCTCTTCGAAGCTCAAACCTCCTGGAACTGGGGTGCCTGTACCTGGACACAAGAAAGGCTGTAGCCCGTCGATATCAAAACTGATATAAACTTTATCTGGAAGCTGCGCTACCATTTCTTTGCACAAAGATTGCCAGGTCGTTCCTTCAAACTGTTGCCATTTCAATTCCTGATCGAAATACACGGCTACACGCTCATCAGACTTGACCAACTCCATTTCTTCCTCGCAAAAATCACGAATACCTACCTGCACGAGCTTGGAGATA contains the following coding sequences:
- the der gene encoding ribosome biogenesis GTPase Der — encoded protein: MSNILAITGRPNVGKSTLFNRLVERKKAIMDNESGVTRDRHYGFGQWNGKYFTIIDTGGYVTGSDDIFEEAIRDQVKLALDEASVILFMVDCKDGLTDMDQDFANILRELKKPVFVVANKADNPDLIMMANEFYGLGLESDIHVIASTSGAGTGDLLDAVVEHFEDSDLENPEEGIPRISILGRPNAGKSSYLNALLGKDRSIVTDIAGTTRDAINTRYKLFGKDFILTDTAGIRKKSKVKEDIEFYSVLRAIQSLQDSDVCIVMIDAERGFEAQDMNIITLADKYKKGIMIMVNKWDLIEDKTTNTAENFRKDIQEKLGNPLSYIPIIFTSVTQKQRIFQAIELAIEVNTNRTRRITTSELNDAMLAEIEHYPPPALKGKHIKIKYVTQLPTRTPSFAFFCNLPQYIKEPYERFLTNKLRSHFDFRGVPIKIYFRQK
- a CDS encoding transcription elongation protein SprT, producing MSEAKHRRLFENHLPEKAVDYCYALWQELGFNFRITKKRQSKYGDYRYDPTSQSHHISVNHDLNCYAFLVTYIHEVAHKVTFEKHKREVLPHGLEWKHEFKKLMLPLLREDIFPMDVLGPLARHMKNPKATSTSDKALFVALRNHDKNKSGLLLKEVETGAKFLFNKKVYRKLEVRRTRSLCELTTNQRKYLISETAPVQVFKN